The Methanobacterium lacus genome includes a region encoding these proteins:
- a CDS encoding bifunctional 5,6,7,8-tetrahydromethanopterin hydro-lyase/3-hexulose-6-phosphate synthase, protein MYQIGEALIGNGNEIAHVDLVIGDKNGPVGTAFVNNMASMSIGHTPLLSVIRPNLLTKPATLIVPKVTVRDLEDADKIFGPAQTAVGRAVADAVDEGIIPKEDVEDIVIIANVFIHPGAKDFRKIYQYNYGATKLAIQRAMEGYPSVKKVLAEKDRGTHPIMGFKVTRLWNPPYLQVALDLDNMEEMERIIKTLPDRERILIEAGTPLVKKFGVGIIGKIRELKKDAFIIADLKTLDVGRIEVKMAADETADAIAISGLGTVESIEKAIHEAKKQGIYSILDMMNVENFVEKLEAVQFKPDIVLLHRNVDLETMQAERGEELAEVTEWGNIHQIKSILGEGKLVAVAGGITPDRVDKAIDSDADIIVVGRYIIGSRDVRRSAQDFLDRMPQDPDTMRLAMDEDESI, encoded by the coding sequence ATGTATCAAATAGGGGAAGCCTTAATAGGAAATGGCAACGAAATAGCTCACGTTGATTTAGTAATTGGAGACAAAAATGGACCTGTTGGAACAGCATTTGTTAACAACATGGCCAGTATGTCAATAGGACACACACCACTCTTATCGGTTATTAGACCAAACTTACTCACTAAACCTGCAACACTCATAGTTCCAAAGGTAACTGTTAGGGACTTGGAAGATGCTGACAAGATTTTCGGCCCTGCACAGACAGCTGTGGGTCGCGCAGTTGCAGATGCAGTGGACGAAGGAATAATACCAAAGGAAGATGTGGAAGACATAGTCATAATAGCAAATGTGTTTATACATCCTGGTGCAAAGGATTTCCGTAAAATTTACCAGTATAACTATGGAGCTACAAAATTGGCAATTCAAAGGGCAATGGAAGGATATCCATCAGTTAAAAAAGTATTAGCAGAAAAAGATCGTGGAACTCACCCAATAATGGGATTCAAAGTCACAAGACTGTGGAACCCACCTTATCTCCAGGTTGCATTGGACCTTGACAACATGGAAGAAATGGAAAGAATTATCAAAACCCTTCCTGACAGAGAAAGAATCCTGATAGAAGCAGGAACTCCACTTGTTAAGAAGTTCGGTGTTGGAATCATTGGTAAGATAAGGGAACTTAAGAAAGACGCATTCATTATAGCAGATCTTAAAACATTAGATGTAGGCCGTATTGAAGTTAAAATGGCTGCAGATGAAACAGCAGATGCAATTGCAATATCTGGACTTGGAACTGTTGAATCCATTGAAAAAGCTATACATGAAGCCAAAAAACAGGGAATTTATTCCATACTCGACATGATGAACGTGGAAAACTTCGTTGAAAAACTTGAAGCTGTCCAGTTCAAACCAGACATCGTTCTTCTACACAGAAATGTTGATCTAGAAACTATGCAGGCAGAGAGGGGAGAAGAATTAGCTGAAGTTACAGAATGGGGTAACATCCACCAGATCAAATCCATACTCGGTGAAGGCAAACTAGTTGCAGTGGCCGGTGGAATTACACCTGATCGTGTTGACAAGGCAATTGATAGTGACGCAGATATAATCGTTGTTGGAAGGTACATAATAGGTTCCAGAGATGTTAGACGTTCTGCTCAAGACTTCCTTGACCGCATGCCTCAGGATCCAGATACAATGAGACTTGCAATGGACGAAGACGAATCGATCTAA